One region of Pleuronectes platessa chromosome 18, fPlePla1.1, whole genome shotgun sequence genomic DNA includes:
- the anp32e gene encoding LOW QUALITY PROTEIN: acidic leucine-rich nuclear phosphoprotein 32 family member E (The sequence of the model RefSeq protein was modified relative to this genomic sequence to represent the inferred CDS: inserted 1 base in 1 codon), producing the protein MDMKKRISLELRSRNPAEIAELVVDNSRSADGEVEGLSEDFKELEFLSMVNVGLGSLAKLPSLPKLRKLELSDNNXSGSLETLSEKCPNLTYLNLSGNKIKELSNVEALQNLKSLQSLDLFNCEITSLEDYRDSVFELLPQVTYLDGFDQEDNEAPDSEAEDEDEDGEDGAGPTGDYEDEEDEEEDEDGSEGGEVGLSFQATRGDQEDEEDFAEEEEEEEGQPGVQGQKRKRDVDDEGEEDDDDDEDD; encoded by the exons ATGGACATGAAGAAGAGGATCAGTCTGGAGCTGCGGAGCCGGAACCCGGCGGAG ATAGCGGAGCTGGTGGTGGACAACAGCCGCTCTGCGGACGGGGAGGTGGAGGGACTCTCGGAGGACTTCAAGGAGCTGGAGTTCCTCAGCATGGTCAACGTGGGGCTCGGCTCTTTGGCTAAACTGCCGTCGCTGCCCAAACTACGGAAG ctggAGTTGAGCGACAACA TGTCTGGTTCTTTGGAAACTTTGTCAGAAAAATgtccaaacctgacgtatctgAACCTGAGTGGGAACAAGATCAAAGAGCTGAGCAACGTGGAGGCCCtg CAAAACCTGAAGAGTCTCCAGAGTCTGGACCTGTTTAACTGTGAGATCACGTCTCTGGAGGACTACAGGGACAGCGTCTTCGAGCTGCTGCCTCAGGTCACCTACCTGGACGGCTTCGACCAGGAGGACAACGAGGCTCCGGACTCAGAGGCCGAGGACGAAG ACGAGGACGGGGAGGACGGGGCGGGGCCGACTGGAGActacgaggacgaggaggatgaagaagaggacgaggacggctcagagggaggagaggtggggCTGAGCTTTCAGGCGACCAGGGGAGATCAG gaggatgaggaagactttgcagaggaagaggaggaagaag AGGGCCAACCCGGCGTCCAgggacagaagaggaagagggacgtGGACGATGAAGGCGAGgaagacgatgatgatgacgaagACGACTAG